Proteins from one Oncorhynchus masou masou isolate Uvic2021 chromosome 12, UVic_Omas_1.1, whole genome shotgun sequence genomic window:
- the LOC135549871 gene encoding krev interaction trapped protein 1-like isoform X3, with translation MTKPISNNKGFIGKRVVHMKKFHLDGDNEGKEVSLFFVPINVKDNSKTIYNPGSPSFYCLQDIMRVCSETSTHFSSITSKMLLALDKWLAEKHTMPHAIAALFRPAPVDRVKTNVSNPAYTSEGKPSDGDLHMGYTALEIKSKMLSLEKADMCIQNPLYGSDLQYTNRVDKVIINPYFGLGAPDYSKIQIPTREKWQHGSNNVTEEKEHQWVDDFPLHRSACEGDTELLTKLLESGFSVKQLDSDHWAPIHYACWYGKVEATKLLLEKGNCNPNLLNGQLSSLLHFAAGGGHSEIVQLLLQHPEIDRHIEDQQKRSPLQICEENKQNEWEETVKLLQQANNKPYEKVRIYRMDGSYRSVELKHGNNTSVQQIMEGMRLSKDTQQYFTIWICSDNLNLQLKPYHKPLQHLRIWTEIVTDLTVLDPQRENPQLFLRRDVRLPLDIEKKIEDPLSILILFDEARHCLLKGFFPSPDSKLITLASLLLQIIYGNYESKKHKQGFLNEENLKSIVPISKVKSKAHHWTSKILHEYKCFSMSEGVSKEMHHLQRLFLQNCWDIPTYGAAFFTGQVFTKASSSNHKVIRVFVGVNTKGLHLMNMETKVLLISLGYGSFMWQLGHADQYFQIHSLENKMNFIVHTKQTGLIVKLLMKLSGQMTPNDRSSTDKNAYG, from the exons ATGACTAAACCCATATCTAACAACAAGGGTTTTATTG GAAAGCGTGTGGTGCACATGAAGAAATTCCATCTCGATGGTGACAATGAAGGAAAAGAGGTCTCCCTCTTTTTTGTGCCAATTAATGTCAAAG ATAATAGCAAGACTATCTACAACCCTGGGAGCCCAAGTTTTTACTGCCTCCAGGATATCATGCGTGTGTGTAGCGAGACCAGCACTCATTTCTCCTCCATCACCTCAAAGATGCTCCTGGCCTTGGACAA GTGGCTGGCAGAGAAGCACACCATGCCTCACGCCATTGCAGCTCTGTTCCGACCCGCACCGGTGGACCGTGTCAAGACCAATGTGAGTAACCCTGCATACACCAGCGAGGGCAAACCCAGTGATGGAGATTTGCACATGGGCTACACCGCCTTGGAGATCAAGAGCAAGATGCTGTCACTGGAGAAGGCCGACATGTGCATTCAAAACCCTCTCTACGGCTCAGACCTGCAGTATACCAACCGG GTGGACAAAGTTATCATCAACCCTTACTTTGGCCTTGGTGCTCCGGATTACTCTAAAATCCAGATCCCTACGAGAGAAAAGTGGCAGCACGGCTCTAACAATGTGACGGAGGAAAA GGAGCACCAATGGGTGGATGACTTCCCCCTACACCGCAGTGCCTGTGAAGGTGACACAGAGCTGCTCACCAAGCTCCTGGAAAGTGGCTTCTCAGTCAAACAGCTGGACAGCGACCACTGGGCCCCCATCCACTACGCCTGCTG GTATGGTAAAGTGGAGGCGACAAAGCTACTGCTGGAGAAGGGAAACTGTAACCCCAACCTGCTGAATGGCCAGCTGAGCTCGCTGCTGCACTTTGCAGCTGGAGGGGGCCACTCAGAGATAGTACAGCTTCTGCTCCAGCATCCCGAGATAGACCGG CATATAGAGGATCAGCAAAAGAGATCGCCCCTGCAAATCTGTGAAGAGAACAAGCAAAACGAATGGGAGGAGACAGTGAAACTCCTACAGCAAGCCAATAACAAACCA TATGAGAAGGTGCGCATCTACCGCATGGACGGCTCGTACCGCTCGGTGGAGCTGAAGCACGGCAACAACACATCAGTGCAGCAGATTATGGAGGGCATGCGGCTTTCCAAGGACACCCAGCAGTACTTCACCATCTGGATCTGCTCCGACAACCTCA aCCTGCAGCTAAAGCCCTACCACAAGCCCCTGCAGCACCTGCGTATCTGGACAGAGATCGTCACTGACCTCACTGTCCTAGACCCCCAGAGGGAGAACCCACAGCTCTTCCTCCGTAGAGATGTCCGTCTGCCCCTTGACATTGAGAAAAAG ATTGAGGACCCCCTGTCCATCCTGATCCTGTTTGATGAGGCCAGACACTGCCTCCTCAAGGGCTTCTTCCCCTCCCCAGACAGCAAGCTGATCACCCTGGCCAGCCTTCTGCTGCAGATCATCTACGGAAACTATGAGAGCAAGAAGCACAAGCAGGGTTTCCTTAA TGAGGAAAACCTGAAATCTATTGTCCCAATATCCAAGGTGAAAAGCAAAGCACATCATTGGACAAGCAAGATTCTTCACGAGTATAAG TGCTTCAGTATGAGTGAGGGTGTGAGCAAAGAGATGCACCACCTCCAGAGGCTCTTCCTGCAGAACTGCTGGGACATCCCGACCTATGGTGCTGCCTTCTTCACAGGCCAGGTCTTCACCAAGGCTAGCTCCAGCAACCACAAAGTCATCCGCGTCTTCGTGGGTGTCAACACCAAGGGCCTGCACCTCATGAACATGGAGACCAAG GTACTTCTTATCAGTCTGGGGTATGGCTCTTTCATGTGGCAGCTAGGGCATGCTGATCAGTACTTTCAGATTCACAGTCTGGAAAATAAGATGAACTTCATTGTGCACACCAAACAG ACTGGCCTAATTGTTAAACTGTTAATGAAGTTGAGTGGACAAATGACTCCAAATGACAGAAGTTCAACAGACAAGAATGCATATGGTTGA
- the LOC135549871 gene encoding krev interaction trapped protein 1-like isoform X1 has product MGNQDNLEDVFVAVVRPKNHVSLSSKEYRAKAYEILLIEVPLEGKEKKRKKVLLATKIQANGDTARSILDYVEEMTKPISNNKGFIGKRVVHMKKFHLDGDNEGKEVSLFFVPINVKDNSKTIYNPGSPSFYCLQDIMRVCSETSTHFSSITSKMLLALDKWLAEKHTMPHAIAALFRPAPVDRVKTNVSNPAYTSEGKPSDGDLHMGYTALEIKSKMLSLEKADMCIQNPLYGSDLQYTNRVDKVIINPYFGLGAPDYSKIQIPTREKWQHGSNNVTEEKEHQWVDDFPLHRSACEGDTELLTKLLESGFSVKQLDSDHWAPIHYACWYGKVEATKLLLEKGNCNPNLLNGQLSSLLHFAAGGGHSEIVQLLLQHPEIDRHIEDQQKRSPLQICEENKQNEWEETVKLLQQANNKPYEKVRIYRMDGSYRSVELKHGNNTSVQQIMEGMRLSKDTQQYFTIWICSDNLNLQLKPYHKPLQHLRIWTEIVTDLTVLDPQRENPQLFLRRDVRLPLDIEKKIEDPLSILILFDEARHCLLKGFFPSPDSKLITLASLLLQIIYGNYESKKHKQGFLNEENLKSIVPISKVKSKAHHWTSKILHEYKCFSMSEGVSKEMHHLQRLFLQNCWDIPTYGAAFFTGQVFTKASSSNHKVIRVFVGVNTKGLHLMNMETKVLLISLGYGSFMWQLGHADQYFQIHSLENKMNFIVHTKQVNIGPFPSHSNGCICDYVESMCCSLENSADCMIYKKIFTIAYSSN; this is encoded by the exons ATGGGCAACCAAGACAACTTGGAAGATGTGTTTGTAGCTGTCGTTCGTCCAAAGAACCATGTCAGTTTGAGCTCTAAGGAATATCGGGCTAAAGCCTATGAG ATCCTGTTGATAGAAGTTCCTTTGGAAGGAAAAGAGAAGAAACGGAAGAAGGTCTTACTGGCGACCAAAATTCAAGCCAATGGGGACACAGCCAGATCCATTTTGGATTATGTAGAAGAAATGACTAAACCCATATCTAACAACAAGGGTTTTATTG GAAAGCGTGTGGTGCACATGAAGAAATTCCATCTCGATGGTGACAATGAAGGAAAAGAGGTCTCCCTCTTTTTTGTGCCAATTAATGTCAAAG ATAATAGCAAGACTATCTACAACCCTGGGAGCCCAAGTTTTTACTGCCTCCAGGATATCATGCGTGTGTGTAGCGAGACCAGCACTCATTTCTCCTCCATCACCTCAAAGATGCTCCTGGCCTTGGACAA GTGGCTGGCAGAGAAGCACACCATGCCTCACGCCATTGCAGCTCTGTTCCGACCCGCACCGGTGGACCGTGTCAAGACCAATGTGAGTAACCCTGCATACACCAGCGAGGGCAAACCCAGTGATGGAGATTTGCACATGGGCTACACCGCCTTGGAGATCAAGAGCAAGATGCTGTCACTGGAGAAGGCCGACATGTGCATTCAAAACCCTCTCTACGGCTCAGACCTGCAGTATACCAACCGG GTGGACAAAGTTATCATCAACCCTTACTTTGGCCTTGGTGCTCCGGATTACTCTAAAATCCAGATCCCTACGAGAGAAAAGTGGCAGCACGGCTCTAACAATGTGACGGAGGAAAA GGAGCACCAATGGGTGGATGACTTCCCCCTACACCGCAGTGCCTGTGAAGGTGACACAGAGCTGCTCACCAAGCTCCTGGAAAGTGGCTTCTCAGTCAAACAGCTGGACAGCGACCACTGGGCCCCCATCCACTACGCCTGCTG GTATGGTAAAGTGGAGGCGACAAAGCTACTGCTGGAGAAGGGAAACTGTAACCCCAACCTGCTGAATGGCCAGCTGAGCTCGCTGCTGCACTTTGCAGCTGGAGGGGGCCACTCAGAGATAGTACAGCTTCTGCTCCAGCATCCCGAGATAGACCGG CATATAGAGGATCAGCAAAAGAGATCGCCCCTGCAAATCTGTGAAGAGAACAAGCAAAACGAATGGGAGGAGACAGTGAAACTCCTACAGCAAGCCAATAACAAACCA TATGAGAAGGTGCGCATCTACCGCATGGACGGCTCGTACCGCTCGGTGGAGCTGAAGCACGGCAACAACACATCAGTGCAGCAGATTATGGAGGGCATGCGGCTTTCCAAGGACACCCAGCAGTACTTCACCATCTGGATCTGCTCCGACAACCTCA aCCTGCAGCTAAAGCCCTACCACAAGCCCCTGCAGCACCTGCGTATCTGGACAGAGATCGTCACTGACCTCACTGTCCTAGACCCCCAGAGGGAGAACCCACAGCTCTTCCTCCGTAGAGATGTCCGTCTGCCCCTTGACATTGAGAAAAAG ATTGAGGACCCCCTGTCCATCCTGATCCTGTTTGATGAGGCCAGACACTGCCTCCTCAAGGGCTTCTTCCCCTCCCCAGACAGCAAGCTGATCACCCTGGCCAGCCTTCTGCTGCAGATCATCTACGGAAACTATGAGAGCAAGAAGCACAAGCAGGGTTTCCTTAA TGAGGAAAACCTGAAATCTATTGTCCCAATATCCAAGGTGAAAAGCAAAGCACATCATTGGACAAGCAAGATTCTTCACGAGTATAAG TGCTTCAGTATGAGTGAGGGTGTGAGCAAAGAGATGCACCACCTCCAGAGGCTCTTCCTGCAGAACTGCTGGGACATCCCGACCTATGGTGCTGCCTTCTTCACAGGCCAGGTCTTCACCAAGGCTAGCTCCAGCAACCACAAAGTCATCCGCGTCTTCGTGGGTGTCAACACCAAGGGCCTGCACCTCATGAACATGGAGACCAAG GTACTTCTTATCAGTCTGGGGTATGGCTCTTTCATGTGGCAGCTAGGGCATGCTGATCAGTACTTTCAGATTCACAGTCTGGAAAATAAGATGAACTTCATTGTGCACACCAAACAGGTAAATATAGGACCTTTCCCAAGTCATTCCAATGGATGTATCTGTGATTATGTTGAATCAATGTGTTGTAGCCTGGAAAACAGTGCAGATTGTATGATttataagaaaatatttaccataGCATATAGCTCTAACTGA
- the LOC135549870 gene encoding protein rapunzel-like yields MAEAGQIRKTAAKVLGCVEKVSSFASSIDPLFGIVSSLVGVVRTGLVGEEAHALDKDFQVVHGKLQSISAKNHQCLRQIRVDEVNETFGKYEEYIKHQYTAFSSMVTMVRKDPEGARRHMANFERAYERDKSDLSLDVYYRGVMGTGSVFGRSLLKVYLDHCDGDRRVMEHRCSHLGHLFHIGLIALMAYTAVTEDDEEEVREKWAKRVEDIQAKMQEILSQCKEEEERSPP; encoded by the coding sequence ATGGCTGAGGCCGGGCAAATCAGAAAGACAGCGGCCAAGGTCTTGGGTTGTGTGGAGAAGGTCTCCTCCTTCGCCTCGTCCATCGACCCCCTCTTCGGCATCGTCTCCTCCCTGGTGGGGGTGGTGCGCACAGGCCTGGTGGGCGAGGAGGCACACGCCCTGGACAAGGACTTCCAGGTGGTACACGGCAAGTTGCAGAGCATCTCGGCGAAAAACCATCAGTGCCTGCGGCAGATCCGTGTAGACGAGGTCAATGAGACGTTCGGCAAGTATGAAGAGTACATCAAGCACCAGTATACCGCCTTCAGCTCCATGGTGACGATGGTGAGGAAGGACCCAGAGGGAGCGCGGCGCCACATGGCCAACTTCGAGCGGGCCTACGAGAGGGACAAGAGTGACCTGAGCCTGGACGTGTACTACCGAGGCGTCATGGGCACCGGGTCGGTGTTTGGAAGATCCCTGCTGAAGGTGTACCTGGACCACTGCGACGGAGACCGCAGGGTTATGGAGCACCGGTGCTCTCATCTGGGCCACCTGTTCCACATCGGCCTGATCGCTCTCATGGCCTACACAGCGGTGACGGAGGACGACGAGGAAGAGGTGCGGGAGAAGTGGGCCAAGCGTGTGGAGGACATCCAAGCCAAGATGCAAGAGATTTTGAGCCAGtgcaaagaggaggaggagagaagtccGCCCTAA
- the LOC135549871 gene encoding krev interaction trapped protein 1-like isoform X2 — MGNQDNLEDVFVAVVRPKNHVSLSSKEYRAKAYEILLIEVPLEGKEKKRKKVLLATKIQANGDTARSILDYVEEMTKPISNNKGFIGKRVVHMKKFHLDGDNEGKEVSLFFVPINVKDNSKTIYNPGSPSFYCLQDIMRVCSETSTHFSSITSKMLLALDKWLAEKHTMPHAIAALFRPAPVDRVKTNVSNPAYTSEGKPSDGDLHMGYTALEIKSKMLSLEKADMCIQNPLYGSDLQYTNRVDKVIINPYFGLGAPDYSKIQIPTREKWQHGSNNVTEEKEHQWVDDFPLHRSACEGDTELLTKLLESGFSVKQLDSDHWAPIHYACWYGKVEATKLLLEKGNCNPNLLNGQLSSLLHFAAGGGHSEIVQLLLQHPEIDRHIEDQQKRSPLQICEENKQNEWEETVKLLQQANNKPYEKVRIYRMDGSYRSVELKHGNNTSVQQIMEGMRLSKDTQQYFTIWICSDNLNLQLKPYHKPLQHLRIWTEIVTDLTVLDPQRENPQLFLRRDVRLPLDIEKKIEDPLSILILFDEARHCLLKGFFPSPDSKLITLASLLLQIIYGNYESKKHKQGFLNEENLKSIVPISKVKSKAHHWTSKILHEYKCFSMSEGVSKEMHHLQRLFLQNCWDIPTYGAAFFTGQVFTKASSSNHKVIRVFVGVNTKGLHLMNMETKVLLISLGYGSFMWQLGHADQYFQIHSLENKMNFIVHTKQTGLIVKLLMKLSGQMTPNDRSSTDKNAYG, encoded by the exons ATGGGCAACCAAGACAACTTGGAAGATGTGTTTGTAGCTGTCGTTCGTCCAAAGAACCATGTCAGTTTGAGCTCTAAGGAATATCGGGCTAAAGCCTATGAG ATCCTGTTGATAGAAGTTCCTTTGGAAGGAAAAGAGAAGAAACGGAAGAAGGTCTTACTGGCGACCAAAATTCAAGCCAATGGGGACACAGCCAGATCCATTTTGGATTATGTAGAAGAAATGACTAAACCCATATCTAACAACAAGGGTTTTATTG GAAAGCGTGTGGTGCACATGAAGAAATTCCATCTCGATGGTGACAATGAAGGAAAAGAGGTCTCCCTCTTTTTTGTGCCAATTAATGTCAAAG ATAATAGCAAGACTATCTACAACCCTGGGAGCCCAAGTTTTTACTGCCTCCAGGATATCATGCGTGTGTGTAGCGAGACCAGCACTCATTTCTCCTCCATCACCTCAAAGATGCTCCTGGCCTTGGACAA GTGGCTGGCAGAGAAGCACACCATGCCTCACGCCATTGCAGCTCTGTTCCGACCCGCACCGGTGGACCGTGTCAAGACCAATGTGAGTAACCCTGCATACACCAGCGAGGGCAAACCCAGTGATGGAGATTTGCACATGGGCTACACCGCCTTGGAGATCAAGAGCAAGATGCTGTCACTGGAGAAGGCCGACATGTGCATTCAAAACCCTCTCTACGGCTCAGACCTGCAGTATACCAACCGG GTGGACAAAGTTATCATCAACCCTTACTTTGGCCTTGGTGCTCCGGATTACTCTAAAATCCAGATCCCTACGAGAGAAAAGTGGCAGCACGGCTCTAACAATGTGACGGAGGAAAA GGAGCACCAATGGGTGGATGACTTCCCCCTACACCGCAGTGCCTGTGAAGGTGACACAGAGCTGCTCACCAAGCTCCTGGAAAGTGGCTTCTCAGTCAAACAGCTGGACAGCGACCACTGGGCCCCCATCCACTACGCCTGCTG GTATGGTAAAGTGGAGGCGACAAAGCTACTGCTGGAGAAGGGAAACTGTAACCCCAACCTGCTGAATGGCCAGCTGAGCTCGCTGCTGCACTTTGCAGCTGGAGGGGGCCACTCAGAGATAGTACAGCTTCTGCTCCAGCATCCCGAGATAGACCGG CATATAGAGGATCAGCAAAAGAGATCGCCCCTGCAAATCTGTGAAGAGAACAAGCAAAACGAATGGGAGGAGACAGTGAAACTCCTACAGCAAGCCAATAACAAACCA TATGAGAAGGTGCGCATCTACCGCATGGACGGCTCGTACCGCTCGGTGGAGCTGAAGCACGGCAACAACACATCAGTGCAGCAGATTATGGAGGGCATGCGGCTTTCCAAGGACACCCAGCAGTACTTCACCATCTGGATCTGCTCCGACAACCTCA aCCTGCAGCTAAAGCCCTACCACAAGCCCCTGCAGCACCTGCGTATCTGGACAGAGATCGTCACTGACCTCACTGTCCTAGACCCCCAGAGGGAGAACCCACAGCTCTTCCTCCGTAGAGATGTCCGTCTGCCCCTTGACATTGAGAAAAAG ATTGAGGACCCCCTGTCCATCCTGATCCTGTTTGATGAGGCCAGACACTGCCTCCTCAAGGGCTTCTTCCCCTCCCCAGACAGCAAGCTGATCACCCTGGCCAGCCTTCTGCTGCAGATCATCTACGGAAACTATGAGAGCAAGAAGCACAAGCAGGGTTTCCTTAA TGAGGAAAACCTGAAATCTATTGTCCCAATATCCAAGGTGAAAAGCAAAGCACATCATTGGACAAGCAAGATTCTTCACGAGTATAAG TGCTTCAGTATGAGTGAGGGTGTGAGCAAAGAGATGCACCACCTCCAGAGGCTCTTCCTGCAGAACTGCTGGGACATCCCGACCTATGGTGCTGCCTTCTTCACAGGCCAGGTCTTCACCAAGGCTAGCTCCAGCAACCACAAAGTCATCCGCGTCTTCGTGGGTGTCAACACCAAGGGCCTGCACCTCATGAACATGGAGACCAAG GTACTTCTTATCAGTCTGGGGTATGGCTCTTTCATGTGGCAGCTAGGGCATGCTGATCAGTACTTTCAGATTCACAGTCTGGAAAATAAGATGAACTTCATTGTGCACACCAAACAG ACTGGCCTAATTGTTAAACTGTTAATGAAGTTGAGTGGACAAATGACTCCAAATGACAGAAGTTCAACAGACAAGAATGCATATGGTTGA
- the LOC135549872 gene encoding lanosterol 14-alpha demethylase-like produces the protein MAMHLYQVSSMLIENTFGKMSDNLTSVVLAVSVITLTLGYISKLVLKQSQSSSEEHKKYPPYIPSSIPFLGHAIAFGKSPIEFLENAYEKYGPVVSFTMVGKTFTYLLGSEAATLMFNSKNEDLNAEDVYSRLTTPVFGKGVAYDVPNHIFLEQKKMFKTGLNIAHFKQHVEIIEEETKEYFSRWGDSGEQNLFEALSELIILTASACLHGKEIRSMLDEKVAQLYADLDGGFSHAAWLLPGWLPLPSFRRRDRAHREIKNIFYKVTQKRRSSGKKVDDMLQTLIDATYKDGRPLNDDEIAGMLIGLLLAGQHTSSTTSSWLGFFLGKDKALQDRCYAEQKTACGEDLPTLNFDQLKDLTLLDHCLKETLRLRPPIMTMMRMARSPQTVAGYTIPAGHQVCVSPTVNHRLQDTWTERMEFRPDRYLNDNPAAGEKFAYVPFGAGRHRCIGENFAYVQIKTIWSTMLRLYEFNLVDGYFPTINYTTMIHTPHNPVIRYKRRQH, from the exons ATGGCTATGCATTTATATCAAGTTAGTAGTATGCTAATAGAAAATACATTCGGGAAAATGAGTGACAACTTGACATCAGTGGTCCTTGCAGTGTCTGTGATCACCCTAACGTTGGGATATATTTCTAAACTGGTGCTCAAACAGTCACAATCTTCTTCAGAAGAACACAAG AAATACCCACCATACATACCTTCTAGCATTCCATTTCTGGGTCATGCCATAGCATTTGGGAAAAGTCCCATTGAATTTCTGGAGAATGCATATGAAAAG TATGGGCCCGTTGTCAGCTTTACCATGGTGGGCAAAACCTTTACCTACCTTCTGGGTAGTGAGGCAGCCACACTGATGTTCAACAGCAAGAACGAAGATCTCAATGCAGAGGATGTCTATTCTCGATTGACCACGCCAGTTTTTGGAAAAGGGGTTGCCTACGATGTACCTAACCAC ATCTTCCTGGAACAGAAGAAGATGTTTAAGACAGGACTGAACATCGCCCATTTCAAACAGCACGTTGAAATTATAGAGGAGGAAACGAAGGAGTACTTTTCACGATGGGGAGACAGTGGGGAACAAA acctGTTTGAGGCCCTGTCGGAGCTGATAATCCTGACGGCCAGTGCCTGTCTGCATGGGAAGGAGATCCGCAGCATGTTGGACGAGAAGGTGGCCCAGCTCTACGCAGACCTGGACGGGGGCTTCAGCCACGCTGCCTGGCTGCTGCCCGGCTGGCTGCCCCTGCCCAGTTTCAG ACGACGGGACAGAGCACACAGGGAGATCAAGAACATCTTCTACAAGGTCACCCAGAAACGCAGAAGCTCTGGAAAGAAAGTGGACGATATGTTGCAGACCCTCATAGATGCCACCTACAA AGATGGGCGGCCCCTAAATGATGATGAGATAGCGGGCATGCTGATTGGTCTACTCCTGGCCGGACAGCACACATCTTCCACTACTAGTTCCTGGTTGGGCTTCTTCCTTGGCAAAGATAAGGCCCTACAGGACCGCTGCTATGCTGAACAGAAAACTGCATGTGGAGAAGACTTGCCAACACTCAACTTTGACCAG CTGAAGGACCTGACTTTGTTGGATCACTGTTTGAAAGAGACCCTCCGACTCCGTCCACCCATCATGACCATGATGAGAATGGCACGCTCTCCTCAG ACTGTAGCAGGCTACACCATCCCAGCTGgtcaccaggtgtgtgtgtccCCAACAGTCAACCACCGTCTGCAGGACACCTGGACAGAGAGGATGGAGTTTAGGCCTGACCGCTACCTTAACGACAACCCTGCTGCAGGGGAAAAATTTGCCTATGTACCCTTTGGTGCAG GCCGTCACCGCTGCATCGGGGAGAACTTTGCCTACGTTCAGATCAAGACCATCTGGTCTACCATGCTGCGCCTTTACGAGTTCAACCTGGTCGATGGTTACTTCCCCACAATCAACTACACAACCATGATccacaccccacacaaccccgtCATCAGATACAAGAGGAGACAACATTAA